AGCGGGCTTGCAAATATGCCATTAGAGAGGACATTCAGAAGGATATTGAGAGGGAAATTGGCACTATGGCAAAGGATTCTGCAGATGAAATAGCTGAGATCAAGGAAGCTCACTTTGAGGAGTCATTGAAGTTTGCGAGGAGGAGTGTGATGGATGCTGACATCTGCAAGTATCAAGCTTTTGCTCAAACATTGCAGCAATCCAGGGGCTTTGGGTCTGCTTCCTATAAAGATCCTGTTGTTGATGATGCACCTCCTGCTACTTCGAGTTCCTCCACATCTGTTCATGCCATTCCAGAGAAAGTGCTTGGAATTCAAGCAACTCAAGGAGACATGTTGCAGTCTTTACTGACCGCTCAGGCTGCACACGGTCAGCTCTTGGATACACTGATGGGCAATATGGCTGATTTGCGTATCCAGCTTCATCAGTTGAAAAGTTCGTTGTCCTCCACACTAGCTCCTGGACCTTCTGATTGAGTTTGATTTGACAATGCGTGACAAAAGGGGGAGTATATGCAAAGTCCAATGTTCAAATCTGTTTGCATCTTCAGCTGATGGGGTTGATGATGCTGAGGTTTTTGATTAGCTGCCTGataatgttttattttctttctatttagGATTAGAACTTTGATATCCAGAGAATCAGAATCATACAATTCTTTGTAGCTAGAATAAGAATTATAGGACTTTaaatttagttttctctccCTTCTTACTTTCTGCAATGACCTTAGCTTTAATGCATTTGCTGTAACTCAAAACTATAATGATTGTAGTTGTTTCTGCAACAAGTGATTcaatataattcaatttttacctTTAGCTTCCTTTCTGTTGGTCTTGTCAATTGTGACTGTTTACTCTTAATTCAAATTACATTccttattaataattttttaaattgcaactGTATGAGAAACACTTCAGAAATGTTTTTCATAAGCAAATTCTGTGTTTCAtgactttttgttttatgttttcctTAACCACATTAAGAGATTGGTTAAAAGAAAAGTCCTTGGATTGGCTAATATATAAGCTCTTATAAAAtggtttgtttggttttaggTATGAAATGCACCTTTTTATGCCCTACAATATAGTGAGCTACAGTCAATTTGATTGGGGTGGCTTTCCACTGATTTTAAATAACCAACTTCATAACATATGACAACAATCCAAAAGGGGTATCTAACCAATCTGCCTATTGGAGTAGGAACTTTGTTTTCTCTACCCTTTTTTATTCACACAGTAGATTGTCCCCATATGTTTTTGCTTGCAAATGAAAATATTAGACTTATTTCTTACCAGTTTCTGCagtatatttttttgtttttgtttttgtttttatcattgtttttatGCAACAAAGTGTAAGATACTTGAGTGATACTTctcatttttccttattttctgcTCCCTAAGTTGTGCTTTCAGGTGTAATCTTCATAATTCATCTTCTTTTATAAATTCTGTCTCTGAATAAATTCTCCATTCATTGTGAAACGAATGGATACAATTTTTTGTAGCAAGAAATCATTGAAGTGGagccccaaaaaagaaaaaaaaagggtggggGGCAATGAACTTAAGATTGTAACATAGTGGCTTTAAACAATGTTTCCAAAGTAAATTATGGCACAAAAGAATTtgaataccttttttttttttgagaagaaaagaaTTTGAATACTTGAAGAGTCTTTCATGGTTCATATGGTACATAGAAGTAAACTGATAGGGTACTCTcgggaaagagagaagaaacatATGTAAAAAACTTAAAGCATCAAAGAAGAGCCATGCCTTGGTGTACAGAAGGGATTCTGGTCTTGGAGAATAGCTGATTCAGATCTCAGCTTATTTCCATTGCTTTCTGTGTAATCATGAAAGAAGGGATTGTTTTGGAAGCCCTTGCTACTGTTAGCATTACTAGAGAATGGATTATCATTATTATGACTGAAGAGATTGGGATGACAGTTCTCATCATCTTCAAATGTTGTCCATCGCTTTGAGTTGCTGCTATGTTTCTCTCTGGCAGCATTTCGCATATTCTCCATCTCTCCGACGTGGTCTTTGAATTCTTTCTTCACGACATCCAACACAACATCACCATATCGATCACACCACGATCTTCAACATTAAAAAACAATCCAAAAGAGAAATAAGTGATACTGTGGGATAAGCTCTAGCTAATTGTTTTGTTCAAGGCTAGAAGGACTGATTTCAGTGAGTGGAGATGGGAGAAGTAGCCCTATGATCTACTGTGTGATATCTAGCCAAAAAGTAGCCTTGTAGCTGCCACTATCTAGACAAAGAGTAGCCTTATTGGTCGAATAGTCTAATGATCTAACTGCTACTTGGGTTTGTTTTAACTTCTTCACATAactctttcaattttttcatatgTAGTAGAGCCCTATGATCTATGTGTCATATACACCCCTGAGGCCTTATTAGTAGTCCTTATAGGTCGAATAGTCTAGTGATCTAACCGTGAATTGGGTTTGTTTTATATATAGGTAGCTGTTTCTTCAACAATGTAATTTGTGAATAAGAAAAAATCTGCATAGCCCTTACAAAGAATGGATTAagggcaaaaaagaaaaagaaaaagaaaaagagagaaagttgGCTCACTTGGGAAAGAATTTTTTCAGGTCAGCCTTGTCGACAGGAAGCTGGGTTGAAATTGCATCAATTTGATCATTTCTGATAAAGTCACACAAGAAGAGAAAGTTAGCTTATTTGAAAGACAAGTATGGTTGCATTCACacacataccaaaaaaaaaaaaaaaaaactcaaatatggGAACAATGCTTACGAGAATTGAAGATTGGGGTTTGTGGTGCAGAGTTCTGTTTGGATTCTTGACAGCTCCTTCTTTATATTATCCCCTAAAACCTtcatatagaaaaaaaaacaagttcaaCTTCAGCACAAACTTCCAAATAAGCTCAACTACATATTTAGccaattaaatgaaaaaacaagagaaaagatTCTTATATAAACTATTCCAAACCTTATCTATGAAGAAATCAGAAGGAGAACCATCGGAATGTAACTTCCTTTTGATCATTTTCGTGTCAGGCCCCTCGCCCATAGGGCTTGAGACAAGCCTGCCTGACTCCAAATAAGCCTGACTGTCTGATCTTTCATTGAGAGGCAGAGGAGCTGTCTCATCATCTGAGTCATTTCTCTTCCATTTCTTAAACCCCCATTGCTTTTTTACCGATTTTGCTGCTTTTTCCTCAGAACCAGGACCATTATCATGATCACCAATACCACCACTACCACCCCCATGCCCTTCTCTCTGTTCTTTATGAAACAGAGTCCTAAAAGGTTTCCTCTTCACTGACTCCGGTGGTGGCAAGCTTTCGGGCATTAGAATTGAATTTGTCTCACTTTCTTTGTGCTTCAAATGACTATCCCAAAATGGGTTTTCTTTGGATTGCCACATTTCACTCTTAGCAGATGCAGGGGAAGTGAATTTTGACTCGGTTGAGCTTAAATGAACAGAGGCCAAATCGAATATGctcttctcttctttgttctttCCCGGTTTGTGAAAGCTGAAAGCTGAGGCTGCTCCTTTGATCTGCTTAATTGCCGAGCCGTGCTTTGATTTATTCTTGGAATTGGAATTCTCTTTGTTTAGCAAACAATGCTCATCCTTCAAGTCAATCACAGACCATTCTTCATCTGAGTTTTCTTTGGAATCTCTTGGCCCTGCAACAATTACATCTTTGGCCTCAATTTCAGCTCCTTGAACTGCCAGTCTTTGTAACAAAGGCCTCTTTGAGGAATGGTACTCATCAGCTGAAATGCATTTTGCATAAAGGAGTTCCTGAAAAAAGAACGAAGGGAAatagtttttcatatttaattCCCTCTACGAAACAAAATTTGAAGGCTAACCCATTTGCTAGGAGAGTGaaccaagtaaaaaaaaattatttgggttttttgtcactaatttttaaaattttctttattcattcctaaattattaaaaacgttacatttttcatccttccttACTTTGATTACCTTTTATCCTACACGTTTAACTAACACTATTTTTAACACTGGAGAATTTGACATGTCTAACATTGACAACtacatttggaaaaaaaaaggacatacATAAGATCAACAGGTGAAATGAAATAATTGATCAAACTTACAATATAAGAgatctttttaaagtttagcgatgaaaaaagattttttttttcattagtctTGTGACTCTAATCTCAAATCTTAAGCTCAATAAAAAGCCTAATACATAATGATgggaaatttcaaatttttgctaATTCAGGTTCTAAGCAATGAAAATTTAAGACAAAATTGTAAAGAAATTTACCTGCAAGAATAGCAACTTGTCTCTCAAAATAACCGGCTGCTCTTGCTCTGCCGGAGAAGCGATAAGGGTCTCAAGCAAATGAGTTCGAAAAGTGGAAACCTCCGTCTCAGCCAAAATCCCTTCTTTGTGAAGACCCATAAGGTTCATAATCTGGTGGTAAGAATCTTGCTGCCATTTCAGATTATCCGACTGCAACTTTGAGAGCTTTCGATCTGAGGCCGGCAAGCGTGGCCTCTTCTTGAACCCAAAAGGCAGAATCGTCTTGCATAGAGAGGTTATTGAGTCATGGAGAGTGGAGTAGTATGCGGGTGTGTAAGAGTACACCATTTTGGAGTATTTGGTTTCTTTGTGGTGTGAACTTGTTAGTGTCTGAAACAAagatttgggattttttttgtgAGGTGCCAGAGCTGGTAATTGAATTTttcaggaaatttttttttgggatttcttttttttgtgtgaattcCAGGTTTTGTGGGTTATTTGTATTGGAAAGAACAGAGGATTTTGTGTGTTATAGTGTAGTAGTGgttgttttcagatttgaatTTGGGTTTTCTCCAAACGGTCACTAGAAACTAGCCGTTACGTGGAGGTTGAAAAAAAGCTAAGGTAACGTGTCCAATGATTGAAGGGCAAACGTTGTCGTTTTActtggttattattattagcctTAATATTTGGGTTGGGCTAATCTTGGCCAAGTATAAGCCTGGCCCAGTTATATCCTTCGTGAAACTCTACCCTACCCTGAGTCACTCTTAAATTATTGcacacttttatttatttattgttgttgttggtttgttGCTATATTATTGGGTACTTCTCCTCCCTCACATGAGGGTGGGCTCTATGATGGGACCCACTCCTCATATAATAGGAGGGAGTACTGCTTAtgaaatattcaataattttcttatatttcatatttggttagagaaaattttaaaaaaatttatccccAAGGCATCGTAAGGAATTGAGAATTCGAATTTGTTTCAATTTGGGAAATGGAAACGGTATATGGATGCTCTAAAAGTATTGGCttaagaaatattttcaaaaacttttttatgagaaaaaaaacaattgatttatttttttatattttccataaaagtagtattaaaactttctttatatcttcttctttttttttttctttttttttgagagggaacacatcaaattttattaagaaaatccAGCAATGTCATCAAGAATAAACAGAAAGcatgggtggtgtaacattctTCATCCTTTCTTAAAATAGCTCTTTAACAAAATTGTCCCtctattatcatcatcatcattttgaCCTTTAGTCAGTATCATTATGTCTATTCTCATCAATATCAAGGGTTGAATCAAATCATCACATTCTTTCATCAGCAGCACACATGTAACATGTTGTCCTTACTAGCATAGCATCACCTTCTTCATTAGCAGCACAAATGTAACATGCTGTCCTTACTAGCATAGCATCACCGCTACAACTAGGGTTCTTCAAAAATGTCAAAAGTACTAGAACCACAGCCTTCTTTACCAACCTATTTAccccaatctctctctctagcaTATTCCTCCTACAATTACACATCCTCAACAAAGTCATCATCTCTACCCCTATCCCTGGCAATCTCATTACCACTAGGGCATCCTTATTATTGCTTGCATTGGTAGTTTCATCATAGGGCCAACTCAAtacaattttagattttagataataattttaaatggggcattttttaatttaattgataatttttttgagtaaaaaatttaattggtaATTAATTTTACATATCAATACAACTTCTTGAGAAATACtgtaaaaagttattaattaagTTTCTATATTTAGATTTTGCAAACATCTTcttttcaattaataaaatggttaattcaattaatttaaagtagggttttatcaattttaattaaaaaaatatttctaccAAAACAATATTGAGATGgagattttatcaattttttatttattttatatattgggATTTagcaaacccccccccccttctttttctttatctttttgtggAGACCTTAAAAATTAGGCTTTAAGTCGCCCTTGCAAAAATAACTATCATATCATCAAGTGGGCAAACACATCCAAACAATGCACCATATTTAGCTTTATAGCTCTTGAAGAACACTTGCCATTAATAAAATCTCTTGTCgtcaaataagaaatttaggaTTCAATCTCCACCTATACAAAAAGTCTATTGGTGatttaatctaataataaatagtaattatcaggagcggacactataaattaaaattctctctaaaaaaaatcacttgcCATTGTCAAAGCATCATCATTAGATTATATTAACCTACCATTCTCCACGCTTATATTCAAAAATCTATACCACAATCTACCATAACTAACTACCCTAACTATTTAGTATATGTTTGGATAGTGTTTTTTAGTGGGTGTTGTGCGTTTGCGTTTAACTTTAAAATTCAGCAATTTTAACTTTAAAACTGAGTCTCGCggcactattcatacatttaaaaattattttgctacagtgttttcagttttcagcaataaacgatatccaaacaggccattagtcatttctttcaattttatgACAGAACAATCATCAGatcatatttataaaaaagaaagtttagcaacaaatctcacaatattttcacaagatCCTTATTTTGAGTTGTGGTGGAtactagtataattttttttttaacccatgGTGGGTAGACATCtcaatttattatgaaaatgttatgaaagtTTGTTGAGTCTCGACTCTCTAGAAGAACTCTTTATCAAAAGTATGCAAATAGCAATATTACCCCCTCATATACCTAAGTGGATCTTGCAAAAATTTCCACCATTACCAACTTCAACAGAAAATTGATCCACATCTACACATAAATGATGTATATGTTTCAATAGACTAATGATGGAAAATAGCAATACCATAAGACATGTCATTTTTCtaagaaagcaaaaacaaaaattccagTAAAAATATTCCAACAGTAATTGACCACTTAACACTTcttcaattacataaaatgtcaTAAACATCATGGACCACTACAAAATTTCTATGAATACAATAACACTTCCTCAATCCATAAAATTATAAGGAACACATGGAGGTAAGCATCCAAAAATTGAACCAACTTTTACATATACAGATCAGATGACATTGGTCTAAAATGAAGTTAAACAACAAGGACAAAGAGTAACATGGCCAACAAACAGATGTCTAACAAACAAATTAAGAGCACGTGAGTTTCTAAGTATGGCATAGATTGATATCATACTTCACAAAACAAAGactaaaaaaatagagaccATGCAACCATATGTTCCCAAGTCCATTGTGtaacacatttttcttttccctaaATAAGAGTAGGAGGGGCAAAATCCCACATCCCACATGGTATGGACGAGCACATATACGGGTACAAATATAACaagacaatttttgaaaaaaaaaaaaatgagacagGTATAGCAAGATCttgctatatttttatttttattttctatatattattaagtatttatttttcatataatgttaaatatatatcaaattaagaGTAATAATGGATAATAAAGCAAATCCATGATTATTAAAGGATGTTTAGAAATTAAAATGCAaagcaataataaaaatatttattaattttcaaatgcaCTATTACTATTTTGAGCatgaatgcttttttttttttggttttgtgaaaGGGTATTTGATTCTTCTTGTTTAgatgtctctctctcttcttcttcttcttttttttttttttttttttttttttttttaaagaacacgACTAGAACATGCATGTAAAAATGTCTTATAGACATTATATGTGTCTAGTGTTTGGCTCGGGTACAATACCCCAAATGAAGTATAAGTGCTTCCTAGATTCTTTTATACTATGGGATATAAGTTATT
This genomic stretch from Castanea sativa cultivar Marrone di Chiusa Pesio chromosome 1, ASM4071231v1 harbors:
- the LOC142643715 gene encoding uncharacterized protein LOC142643715; translation: MVYSYTPAYYSTLHDSITSLCKTILPFGFKKRPRLPASDRKLSKLQSDNLKWQQDSYHQIMNLMGLHKEGILAETEVSTFRTHLLETLIASPAEQEQPVILRDKLLFLQELLYAKCISADEYHSSKRPLLQRLAVQGAEIEAKDVIVAGPRDSKENSDEEWSVIDLKDEHCLLNKENSNSKNKSKHGSAIKQIKGAASAFSFHKPGKNKEEKSIFDLASVHLSSTESKFTSPASAKSEMWQSKENPFWDSHLKHKESETNSILMPESLPPPESVKRKPFRTLFHKEQREGHGGGSGGIGDHDNGPGSEEKAAKSVKKQWGFKKWKRNDSDDETAPLPLNERSDSQAYLESGRLVSSPMGEGPDTKMIKRKLHSDGSPSDFFIDKVLGDNIKKELSRIQTELCTTNPNLQFSNDQIDAISTQLPVDKADLKKFFPKSWCDRYGDVVLDVVKKEFKDHVGEMENMRNAAREKHSSNSKRWTTFEDDENCHPNLFSHNNDNPFSSNANSSKGFQNNPFFHDYTESNGNKLRSESAILQDQNPFCTPRHGSSLML